A stretch of Faecalibacterium duncaniae DNA encodes these proteins:
- a CDS encoding 4Fe-4S binding protein — protein sequence MSRFRGWIQAGATLLTNLHLPNFFKGGLYQGTGKTVCVPGLNCYSCPAASGACPIGAFQAVVGSSKFSFSYYITGFLILLGVLLGRFICGFLCPFGWFQELLHKIPTKKLSTKKLKPLTYLKYAVLLVMVLLLPAFLVNDVGMGDPFFCKYLCPQGVLEGAIPLSLANSGIRAALGKLFTWKFSILLSVIVLSVLFYRPFCKWLCPLGAFYALFNRVSLFQMKVDKSKCVSCGKCARACKMDVDVTKTPNHTECIRCGMCIRACPTNAVCFRYGFGDGKEKENAATLRENNNKA from the coding sequence ATGTCCCGATTTCGGGGCTGGATACAGGCGGGTGCGACGCTACTGACCAACCTGCACCTGCCGAACTTCTTCAAAGGAGGACTGTACCAAGGCACAGGGAAAACCGTTTGCGTGCCGGGGCTGAACTGCTACTCCTGTCCGGCGGCCTCCGGAGCCTGCCCCATCGGGGCGTTTCAGGCAGTGGTGGGCTCGTCCAAGTTCAGCTTCTCCTATTATATCACAGGCTTTCTCATTCTGCTGGGCGTGCTGCTGGGGCGCTTTATCTGCGGCTTCCTCTGTCCCTTCGGCTGGTTTCAGGAGCTGCTGCATAAGATCCCGACGAAGAAGCTCTCCACAAAGAAGCTCAAGCCCCTGACATACCTCAAGTACGCTGTCCTGCTGGTGATGGTCCTCCTGCTGCCGGCGTTCCTTGTGAACGACGTTGGCATGGGCGACCCCTTCTTCTGCAAATACCTCTGCCCCCAGGGCGTGCTGGAGGGAGCCATCCCGCTGTCCCTCGCCAATTCCGGCATCCGGGCGGCGCTGGGCAAGCTGTTTACATGGAAGTTCAGCATCCTGCTGTCGGTGATCGTGCTGAGCGTACTGTTCTACCGTCCCTTCTGCAAGTGGCTATGCCCGCTGGGCGCGTTCTACGCCCTGTTCAACCGGGTGTCCCTTTTCCAGATGAAGGTGGACAAGAGTAAGTGCGTCTCCTGTGGGAAATGCGCCAGAGCCTGCAAGATGGACGTGGATGTGACGAAAACGCCCAACCATACCGAGTGCATCCGCTGCGGGATGTGTATCCGTGCCTGTCCGACGAACGCCGTGTGCTTCCGCTACGGCTTCGGCGATGGAAAAGAGAAAGAAAACGCAGCGACACTGCGAGAAAACAACAACAAAGCTTAA
- a CDS encoding CD1871A family CXXC motif-containing protein, protein MSCGKKAAAQIALLMAGVAMLCFGVWRGEAATVLSKAIKLCLECVGIG, encoded by the coding sequence ATGAGCTGCGGGAAAAAGGCTGCGGCGCAGATCGCGCTGCTGATGGCCGGAGTCGCCATGCTGTGCTTCGGCGTCTGGCGGGGCGAGGCGGCGACAGTGCTGAGCAAAGCAATCAAATTATGTCTGGAGTGTGTGGGTATTGGGTAA